A DNA window from Undibacterium sp. YM2 contains the following coding sequences:
- a CDS encoding (2Fe-2S)-binding protein, with protein MINSTINGKNTSVDVAPDTPVLWALRDTLGLTGTKFGCGAALCGACTVHLNGQAIRSCITPISSVAGQKITTIEAIGEDKVGKAVQAAWIKHDVAQCGYCQSGQIMSATALLKTKKKPSDADIDSAMAGNICRCGTYVRIRAAIHDAASTLA; from the coding sequence ATGATCAACTCAACTATTAATGGCAAGAATACCAGCGTCGATGTCGCGCCCGACACGCCCGTGCTATGGGCCCTGCGCGATACCCTGGGCCTTACCGGCACCAAGTTTGGCTGCGGTGCCGCCCTGTGCGGTGCCTGCACCGTGCACCTGAATGGCCAGGCCATACGCTCTTGCATCACCCCTATCTCTTCTGTCGCCGGGCAAAAAATCACCACCATCGAAGCCATTGGTGAAGACAAGGTTGGCAAGGCCGTGCAGGCCGCCTGGATCAAGCACGACGTTGCCCAATGCGGTTACTGTCAAAGCGGCCAGATCATGAGCGCCACTGCCCTGCTCAAAACCAAGAAGAAACCCAGCGATGCCGACATCGACAGCGCCATGGCAGGCAATATCTGCCGCTGTGGTACATACGTACGCATCCGCGCTGCCATCCACGACGCTGCATCCACCTTGGCCTGA